From Flavobacterium sp. 102, a single genomic window includes:
- the nhaA gene encoding Na+/H+ antiporter NhaA yields MKITKLFNDFFDSEKAGGFMLIGCTLLSLLLTNSIWSEEYLSIWHMQIGSHSFEHWINDGLMTIFFLLIGLELEREIYAGELSNLKNALLPIFAAIGGMIVPAGLYLFLNYGTDTQSGAGIPMATDIAFALGILSLLGKKVPISLKIFLTALAVIDDLGAILIIAIFYTKDLVWSNLLISLGIFAILLVMNRLKVRNLIPYLLLGVVMWYFMLNSGVHATITGVLLAFAIPFGNGNKKSTSYILQHFLHKPVAFLILPLFALANTAIILNSDWHYALSHNYTLGIALGLIVGKPVGIWLFSFLAVKLKFSQLPEDLNWKSIFGVSFLGGIGFTMSIFITLLAFSDGEHIDNSKIMILVSSLIAGIIGLVYLKINLKKQKSKH; encoded by the coding sequence ATGAAAATTACCAAACTATTCAACGACTTCTTTGACAGTGAAAAAGCAGGCGGATTTATGCTTATAGGCTGTACCCTACTTTCTTTATTATTAACCAATTCCATTTGGAGTGAAGAATACCTGAGTATTTGGCATATGCAAATTGGAAGTCATTCCTTTGAGCATTGGATTAATGACGGTCTAATGACCATTTTCTTTTTGCTGATTGGGTTAGAATTGGAAAGAGAAATTTATGCCGGTGAACTCTCTAATCTCAAAAACGCCTTACTTCCAATATTCGCAGCAATAGGCGGAATGATCGTTCCAGCCGGATTGTATTTATTCTTAAACTATGGAACCGATACCCAATCGGGAGCCGGAATTCCAATGGCGACAGATATTGCTTTTGCGTTGGGGATTTTGTCGTTATTAGGAAAAAAAGTACCGATTTCACTAAAAATATTTTTAACTGCATTGGCCGTTATCGATGATTTAGGTGCCATTTTAATCATCGCCATTTTCTACACCAAAGATTTAGTTTGGAGCAATTTACTAATCTCTTTAGGTATTTTTGCAATCTTACTAGTAATGAACAGACTGAAAGTACGCAACCTTATTCCCTATTTACTCTTAGGTGTGGTGATGTGGTATTTTATGTTGAATTCAGGTGTGCATGCTACCATTACCGGAGTTTTATTGGCTTTTGCTATTCCTTTTGGAAACGGAAACAAAAAATCAACTTCCTATATTTTACAACATTTTCTGCATAAACCTGTAGCCTTTTTAATCTTACCCTTGTTCGCTTTAGCCAATACTGCAATTATCTTAAATTCCGATTGGCACTATGCTTTAAGCCATAATTATACCTTGGGCATTGCGCTAGGATTAATTGTTGGAAAACCGGTTGGTATATGGTTGTTTAGCTTTTTGGCGGTAAAATTAAAGTTTAGCCAACTTCCTGAAGACTTGAATTGGAAATCTATTTTTGGAGTTAGCTTTCTGGGCGGAATTGGTTTCACCATGTCCATTTTTATTACACTACTCGCCTTTTCCGACGGTGAACACATTGACAATTCCAAAATCATGATTCTGGTTTCGTCTTTAATTGCAGGAATAATTGGATTGGTCTATCTCAAAATAAATCTCAAAAAACAAAAATCAAAACACTAA
- a CDS encoding OmpA family protein: MKNKIIYLVLLTFATVNTYSQVGKTEVKGNKEYDKYAYIDAIKTYERIYEKGYKSPDMLLKIGNAYYFNADLEKANKWYSELYATNPDQEAEFYYRYAQALRAVKDYPKADAMMAKFNDKSGNTLRGQKFAKGRDYLAEIKKNSGRYKIEDAGINSKYSDYGPAYMGTKVIFTSARDTGNFSKRIHTWTGQYFTNLYSSALGEDGGLTGVDKFGKKINTKYHEDTPAFTKDGKTVYFTRNNYLDGRGFDANKVTLLKIYKANLDDEGKWINITPLNFNSDSYQAAHPTLSPDEKTLYFASDMPGTFGQSDLFRVKINEDGSLGTPENLGKSINTEGRETYPFISDDNELYFASDGQPGLGGLDVFVTRVPKDGSLDFKDALNIGEEGNSSKDDFGFIINSKTKQGFVSSNRDGGQGSDDIYKFVETRPIFCDQILFGVITDEDTKAVLPNTKLILMDEKFNKLKETVSDAEGKYEFLDVECGTKYYVNASLEDYETKEVPVIIGSDSGKTELNIELKTKTCRVKIGDDLADCFKINIIYFDLDKWNIRPDAAVDLAKLLDVLNQNPSMKINIRSHTDSRASHPYNKKLSDRRAKSTKDWLIKNGIAADRLTSEGLGETELVNKCADDVKCTEEEHQLNRRSEFIITSL; encoded by the coding sequence ATGAAAAATAAAATTATATATTTAGTACTATTAACTTTCGCTACTGTGAACACTTATTCACAAGTTGGTAAAACAGAAGTAAAAGGTAATAAGGAGTATGATAAATACGCCTACATTGATGCCATTAAGACTTACGAACGCATTTATGAAAAAGGATATAAATCTCCTGATATGTTACTTAAAATTGGTAACGCCTACTATTTCAATGCTGATTTAGAAAAAGCAAACAAATGGTATAGCGAGCTATACGCAACCAATCCTGATCAAGAAGCGGAATTTTATTATCGCTATGCACAAGCTTTAAGAGCAGTTAAAGACTATCCGAAAGCAGATGCTATGATGGCTAAATTCAATGATAAAAGTGGTAATACACTTAGAGGTCAGAAGTTTGCTAAAGGCAGAGATTATTTAGCAGAAATCAAAAAGAATTCAGGTCGCTATAAAATTGAAGATGCCGGAATCAACTCTAAGTATTCTGATTATGGACCTGCTTACATGGGCACAAAGGTAATTTTTACCTCTGCTCGTGATACCGGAAATTTCTCTAAAAGAATCCACACTTGGACCGGGCAGTACTTTACTAATCTATACAGTTCCGCTTTAGGGGAAGACGGTGGATTAACCGGAGTAGATAAATTTGGTAAAAAAATCAACACCAAATACCATGAAGATACTCCAGCTTTTACCAAAGACGGAAAAACAGTTTATTTCACCAGAAATAACTACTTAGACGGAAGAGGTTTTGATGCTAATAAAGTAACTTTATTAAAAATTTATAAAGCCAACCTTGACGATGAAGGAAAATGGATAAACATTACGCCGTTAAATTTCAACAGCGATAGTTATCAGGCGGCGCATCCTACCCTATCTCCGGATGAAAAAACGTTATACTTTGCTTCAGATATGCCGGGAACTTTCGGACAATCAGATCTTTTTAGAGTAAAAATCAACGAAGATGGAAGTTTGGGAACTCCCGAAAATCTAGGTAAATCAATCAATACCGAAGGTAGAGAAACTTATCCTTTTATTTCCGATGACAATGAATTGTACTTTGCTTCTGATGGCCAACCGGGATTGGGTGGTTTAGATGTATTTGTAACCAGAGTTCCTAAAGACGGTAGCTTAGACTTTAAAGACGCTTTAAACATTGGTGAAGAAGGAAACAGTTCTAAAGATGATTTCGGATTTATTATCAACTCTAAAACAAAACAAGGTTTCGTGAGTTCCAATAGAGATGGCGGACAAGGAAGTGATGATATCTACAAATTTGTAGAAACTCGTCCTATTTTCTGTGACCAAATTCTATTTGGAGTCATTACTGATGAAGATACTAAAGCGGTATTACCAAATACCAAATTGATTCTTATGGATGAAAAATTCAATAAGCTAAAAGAAACCGTTTCTGATGCTGAAGGTAAATATGAATTCTTAGACGTTGAATGTGGTACTAAATACTATGTAAACGCTTCGCTTGAAGATTATGAAACCAAAGAAGTGCCGGTTATCATCGGTTCTGACTCAGGAAAAACAGAGTTAAACATCGAGCTTAAAACCAAAACTTGTCGCGTTAAAATTGGTGACGACTTAGCGGATTGTTTCAAAATTAACATTATCTATTTCGACTTAGACAAATGGAATATCCGTCCGGATGCTGCAGTTGATTTAGCTAAATTATTAGATGTATTGAACCAAAATCCATCTATGAAAATCAATATTCGTTCACATACCGATAGCCGTGCTTCTCATCCTTATAACAAAAAATTATCTGACAGAAGAGCAAAATCTACCAAAGATTGGTTAATCAAAAATGGCATTGCTGCTGATCGTTTAACTTCTGAAGGTCTGGGTGAAACAGAATTGGTTAACAAATGCGCTGATGATGTGAAATGTACAGAAGAAGAGCATCAGCTAAACAGAAGAAGTGAATTTATCATCACAAGTTTATAA
- a CDS encoding type IX secretion system membrane protein PorP/SprF — translation MKTKILIFALMLTCYTGFAQQDAQYTQYMYNTININPAYAGSRGVMSIFGLHRTQWVGLDGAPTTNAFSINTPINNSNLGVGLSVVSDKIGPTRDNTISADLSYSIQTSETYKLSFGIKASGNLFNLDVNDLNPADAGDPNLQNFSNEFSPNFGAGVYLHSDKLYFGLSVPNFLQDSKYNDNEVAVFQERMNFYAIGGYVFDISPSVKFKPAFLTKLVTGSPLQVDASANFLFFDKLMLGAAYRWDAAISALAGFQVTDGLFIGYSYDRETTQLKNYNSGSHEVFLRFELFNRVSKLVSPRFF, via the coding sequence ATGAAAACAAAAATTTTAATTTTCGCTTTGATGTTAACGTGTTATACTGGTTTTGCTCAGCAAGACGCACAGTATACCCAATACATGTATAACACGATCAATATCAATCCCGCTTATGCTGGATCGAGAGGAGTTATGAGTATTTTCGGATTACATCGTACCCAATGGGTAGGATTAGACGGAGCGCCAACAACTAACGCTTTTTCTATTAATACTCCAATTAACAATAGTAATTTAGGTGTTGGTTTATCGGTGGTAAGTGATAAAATCGGTCCTACCAGAGACAATACAATTTCAGCTGATTTATCTTATTCTATACAAACGTCTGAAACTTACAAATTGTCCTTTGGTATCAAAGCCAGTGGTAATTTATTTAACCTAGACGTAAATGATTTAAATCCAGCTGATGCAGGCGATCCAAATCTTCAAAATTTCAGCAATGAATTTTCTCCGAATTTCGGTGCCGGTGTATATTTACACTCTGATAAATTGTACTTTGGTCTTTCGGTACCTAACTTTTTACAAGACTCAAAATACAATGACAACGAAGTAGCTGTATTTCAAGAGAGAATGAATTTTTATGCTATTGGAGGTTATGTATTCGATATTTCTCCTTCGGTTAAATTTAAACCAGCATTCTTGACGAAATTAGTCACCGGTTCACCGCTTCAGGTTGATGCTTCTGCTAACTTCTTATTCTTTGATAAGTTAATGCTTGGCGCAGCTTACCGTTGGGATGCAGCAATAAGTGCTTTAGCCGGATTTCAAGTAACTGATGGTTTATTCATCGGTTACAGTTACGATAGAGAAACTACTCAATTGAAAAACTATAACTCTGGTTCTCATGAGGTATTCCTTCGTTTTGAGTTGTTCAATAGAGTTAGTAAATTGGTATCACCTAGATTCTTCTAA
- the corA gene encoding magnesium/cobalt transporter CorA → MRKIKYKKGKKVQPTFLDYTGVHKETKTEMQLFVYDTDDLTEYKEFTQSQLGKCIELSKVNWLNIHGLNNTDVIKSVGDFLNVDNFMLGDILNTTKRTKLDEYHDILFFNIKSMLPVENSDNISVEQVSFLLKNGVLVSFQEKRSDFFTHIRERIRTHSGIVRDKKADYLLYLLLDAIMENFYITIENEEDRVEALIDISKTSTNPEILEQIEKHRDNFNFLKRSIIPLRDSLYSIKSMKDDNVFNAIETENYSFFSRLHQKCLELLEQIEYDLTSLESASSFYFSTQNQKLNQVMKTLTVVSVFFMPLTFIVGVYGMNFDNMPELHWKYGYFYIVGFMFFLLLGMIYYFKKKKWY, encoded by the coding sequence GTGAGAAAAATAAAATATAAAAAGGGGAAAAAAGTTCAGCCAACATTTTTGGATTATACCGGAGTTCATAAGGAAACCAAGACCGAAATGCAGTTGTTTGTTTATGATACGGATGACTTGACGGAATATAAAGAATTTACCCAAAGCCAATTGGGGAAATGTATCGAATTGTCAAAAGTGAACTGGCTTAATATTCACGGATTGAATAATACAGACGTTATCAAATCGGTTGGTGACTTTCTGAATGTGGATAATTTCATGTTAGGTGATATTTTGAATACAACCAAGCGAACCAAACTTGATGAATATCATGACATTTTGTTTTTCAATATCAAATCGATGTTGCCTGTTGAAAATAGTGACAACATTAGTGTAGAGCAAGTTAGTTTTTTGTTGAAGAATGGTGTTTTGGTTTCGTTTCAGGAAAAGCGAAGCGATTTTTTTACTCACATTCGCGAACGTATCAGAACCCATTCGGGTATTGTTAGAGATAAAAAAGCAGATTATCTTCTGTATTTGTTATTAGATGCTATTATGGAAAACTTCTACATTACAATTGAAAATGAGGAAGACAGAGTAGAAGCGTTGATAGACATTTCAAAAACCAGTACTAATCCCGAGATTTTGGAACAAATTGAAAAGCATCGCGATAATTTTAATTTTCTGAAACGGTCTATTATTCCGCTGCGTGATTCGTTGTATTCAATCAAAAGCATGAAAGATGATAATGTTTTCAATGCGATTGAGACTGAAAATTACAGTTTCTTTTCAAGGTTGCATCAAAAGTGTTTAGAGCTTTTGGAACAAATTGAATACGATTTGACTTCACTGGAAAGTGCTTCCAGTTTTTACTTTTCGACCCAAAATCAAAAGCTGAACCAAGTGATGAAAACTTTAACTGTGGTTTCGGTGTTCTTTATGCCTTTGACCTTTATTGTCGGTGTTTACGGAATGAACTTCGATAACATGCCGGAACTGCATTGGAAATACGGTTATTTCTATATAGTTGGATTCATGTTCTTTTTGTTACTGGGAATGATTTATTATTTCAAAAAGAAGAAATGGTATTAG